A stretch of DNA from Anser cygnoides isolate HZ-2024a breed goose chromosome 23, Taihu_goose_T2T_genome, whole genome shotgun sequence:
GCAGCGCAGCACCACCGCCTTGTTCTTCACCTGGTGCCGGTAGACCCACGCGAACACCTTGGGGTGCCGCCGGTCGGCCGCGCAGTAGGTGATGCGGTGCAGCAGGTACGCGTGGCCCGGCCGGCGGGCCCCCTTCTCGCCGGGCGCCATGCGGATGCCGTGGGGCCCCAGCGTCAGCTTCATCttggcccccccggccccggcttcGCTCTTGGCCCAGATCTTGCCCACCGCCTCCTCCGTGCAGCCCTCGCCCTTGGCGTGCAGCGTGACGGCGTTGCCCAGGTACTGCACCGTGTACGTCGGGTCCTCCTTGTTCAGCTCCACTTTCTGCCGCCGGCCGCCGAAAACGCTGCCCAGGCGCTCCAGCGGGCACTCGGGCAGCAGGTCCGGGCAGGAGCGCAAGAAGCTGGCCAGCAGCGAGGCGTAGCCCAGCCCGGGGCCCAGGCTCTTCCCTTTGCACTTACGTTCATTTTCCACCAGCACGAACTTGCTCCGGCGCCAGGGCAGCATCCCCACCGCTCCCCCCGCCGTCGCCTCCGGCTGCTAATCGCCTCGCCGGCAAACGGAGGGGCCCCCGACCCCGTCAGGTTGGCTCGGggatgtccccccccccaacaccggCTGCCCCTTTTTACCCCCAGCGGGATCCCTCGGAGGAGCCGGGAGCGAGCAGGCGCTGCGAGAGAGCGGAGAGCGGTGGCTGCAGGGACGCAGCTCTCCGTGGGCTGCTCCACCTCCCCGCGACGCCGCATCGCGCGGGGAGAGCCGCGGCGCGCACCCCCTGCCAAAACCGTGGAGaggcaggggggaaaaaaaaatatggagattTCTCTTAGAGATCGACACAAATACGGATGGAACGCAGCCCACCCCCCGGCTCGAGACGGACCCCCGAGCCGTGCCGGCTGCAGCCCCGCAGGGATGCCCCccacaaaggggggggggaaatggaggCAGAAGCCATGGGAATGATTTTGAGGAGCTTTGGGCA
This window harbors:
- the FAM43B gene encoding protein FAM43B — encoded protein: MLPWRRSKFVLVENERKCKGKSLGPGLGYASLLASFLRSCPDLLPECPLERLGSVFGGRRQKVELNKEDPTYTVQYLGNAVTLHAKGEGCTEEAVGKIWAKSEAGAGGAKMKLTLGPHGIRMAPGEKGARRPGHAYLLHRITYCAADRRHPKVFAWVYRHQVKNKAVVLRCHAVLVPKAATARAMALLLFQTSASAFNEFKRLKRQNDVRHVQQQLLGEAIVPLVPLRKLLNAKCPYRPPAERARCAPRLSSILEEDEEEAMGTGCGPRGDGGLGERAAVLRLAREMRGCSLRGPRPPLC